CCACATTGACGGTGATGGTCGTCGCCGAAGCGACATTCGACAAAGCCGAAATATTCCCGGCTTTATCCAAAGTTTTTAGGGCAAAATAATAGGTCGTGCCGCCGCTCAAGCCGCTCACCGTGGCGGATTGCGTCGTCCCCGGCGCCGCCGGCTTGGGCACAGTGGTGACCGGAGTCGCTTCCGCAAAATTCTCGTTGTTGATCGGGGAGGTGGAATACCGCAAATTATATTTGTCGGCTGTTCCCTGATTGGCGTCTTCGCCCGGCGCTTTCCATCGCAAGATCGCCGCCGAAGCCGAAACCGACACTACGGACAAATCCGTCACCGCGCTCGGCGGCACATTGTCGATGGTGCGCGCCGAATAAAAATAATCCACACCGTTGCTGGTGTTGCCGTTGATCATGAACCCGGCATAATACGTTTTGCCCGGATCTTTGCCGCGCACTTTGTTGGGGTCGTTAATAATGCCGACTTCCTTGCTGTTGATCGTCACGCGGAAATGATGGCCGGCGGCGTCGCTGGTCATTTCCACACCCAAAGTGTCGCCGACATCCGCCGTCGTCAGCTCCACGTCCACGGAGCCGATTTCTTCGGTGGGAACGGTTTTCGTCATTTTAAAAAGACGAAGCTGGTTGCGTGCGCCTTCGGTATAATGGAAAAGCAGATAGCCGTCGGCGGTGGTGTCGGGCTTGTCCAGCATCAAGGCAAAGCCGGTAAACACGCGGCCCACCGGATCGGCATTATCGCCGAAAACGATTTTGACGACATTGGGGTTAGTAATGGTTTTCGGAATGGCGACGAATTTATTCCAAAAGTCGTTTTCCGGACCGGTCGCCGTGTTCACCGCCTGCCCGAGTTTCCTGGCGCCGACGGTTTTGACTTTGATTTTGTAGGCCGGATGCGCGAACCAATTGGTGCTCAAATTCGTGCTGCCGCCGTCGAAGTTGTCTTCGAACTTCGCGGTGCCGGTGATACCGGCGCCCTCATTGGTTTTGCGCAAACCTGTTTGGGCGACAACAGCAGGAACGACAAAGGTAGAGATACAAAGGAGTGCTCCCAAAACAAACCCTCTTGCCAGCCGGTTGAGAAGAAACGATGAGGGCCAAAGCTCGTCTTTTTTCCCAACCAGGGTCTGCCGGCAACTTTGCAGGCGCATGCCTTGCAGCTTTCCACAGACCCGCTCCCGTAACGTGTGAGTGACGGATGAAATTCTCACGATGCAAGCTCCATGTCATAAAATCTCACACCGCTTGTGCAGTGGCCAAAACAATTTGGACAAAGCGGGGCGGCCAGGTTTAGGATTTTGTAACTGACTTTTTCTCTGCAAACAAACGCCATGCCAGCAACACAACAAAGTGGCAACGATTCGGAACTGAAAAAACAAGACTCTAATGCCATTACGAAAGCGAAATGAAAATGAAACGCGCAAATTATAACGCCGGCAGCGGACAGTGTTTCGCCGGCGAACAAACGGTCCGTTTTTTAAAATGCAATTTTAACCGCTTGGATAAAGAAAAAGCTTGCCTTCGCTGGTTTTTATGACTATCTTAATGGCGTTCGAGCCTGATTTCAAGCGGTCGAAACGAGGCCATGGTTTTGGCCGGCGCGGCCAACCGGAAACAATGTTTCGATAACTCGCAGTTTGTTTTTACCTACATGATCCATCACCTTATATGAGAGGAGAAAAACGCATTATGGCAGCAAACAAAGGAATGACGAAAGGACAACTCGTGGCCCACTTTGCCGAGAAGTTCGACCTGACGCGAGCGCAAGTGGCCGAATTTTTTGCGGAGTTGGCGAAAGTTGCGGCTAAGGAAGCCAGGCATACCTTCACCATTCCTGACATCGGCAAATTGGTATTGGTGAAGCGCAAAGCCCGCATGGGCCGCAATCCCAAAACTGGTGAACCGATTCAGATTCCGGCCAAGACCGTTGTAAAGTTTCGCATTGCCAAAGCGTGCAAGGACGCTATTCTCGGTGGCAAAAAATAAAGCCGGGAGGAAGTAAAATGAAAAAAGGCGTGCCCCGGCGGGTGCGCCTTTTTTGTTCCGAAAAAGCGTTGGACGGTTTAACTGTCAGGCGGTTGGTCCGTTGGACAGTTAGCGAGTTGACCAGTTAGCTTGTTTTGAAACCGTCAAACCGACCAACTGTCAAACCGACCAGCCAACATGATCGAACGAGACTACATCATGCGCATGATCGCGCAGCTTGCCGCTGTTTTGGCCAAAATCTTCGGCGCCAAGAATGCGCAAAATTATGCCGAGGCGCTGCAAATCGCCCACAGCGCTTATGAACCGCTTTTGGGATTGAACGGCGAGCTGGTCGATCAAATGGACGCCGCGACTTTGATCATGCTGCTCGGCGAAAAAGAAAAAATCAAAGCGCTCGCCGCCTTGCTGCGCGAAGAGGGCGAAATTTTGCATTTGCAGGCGAAGCCTTTCGAAGGCAACGCCAAATACGAAAAAGCGCTGGCGCTCTTTCAGGAAGCGCGGCGCATGTCGACAACCGGGGATCATGAATGCGAAGCCGCGATTGCGGACTTGAATTTAAAACTAAAAAGGAGCTGATCATGATATCCGAATTTAAAAACACCGCTTTGCTCGATTTTTCTCAGCCGGCGAACAAACAGGCGATGGAAGAGTCGTTGCAATTCGTCGAGAGCCAGTTCTCGCGCGAATACCCGCTGTTCATCAACGGCAAAGACGTCGCAACTGGCGATCTTCTTAAATCCTTCAATCCGTGCGAGAAAATGCAAGTCGTCGGCACCTTTCACAAAGCCGGCAAAAAAGAAGTCGACCTGGCGATGGAAGCCGGCTGGGCCGCGTTCGCATCGTGGAAAAACGTCGATCCCAAAGAGCGCGCCATCGTGCTCTTCAAAGCCGCGGAAATCATGCGCCGCCGCCGTCTCGAGCTGGCGGCGTGGATGATCATGGAAGCCGGCAAAAATTGGAATGAAGCTGACGCCGACGTCGCCGAGGCCATTGACTTTCTCGATTTTTATGGCCGCGAGATGCTGCGCTATTCCGAGCGCCAGCCGGTTACGCCGGTGCCCGGCGAATACAACGAGTTGGTCTACATTCCGCTCGGCGTCGGGGCGGTGATTCCGCCGTGGAATTTTCCGCTGGCGATTCTCACCGGCATGGCCAGCGCCGCGATCGTCGCCGGCAATCCCGTGCTGCTGAAACCCGCCAGCGACACGCCGGTGATCGGCTACAAACTCGTCGAAATTTTTCAGGAAGCCGGCTTGCCCGCAGGCGTGCTGAATTACATTCCCGGCAGCGGCGGCGTGATCGGCGATTATTTGGTTGGGCATCCGAAAACGCGCTTCATCGCCTTCACCGGCTCGATGGAAGTCGGCCTGCACATCAACCAACTCGCCGCGACGCCGCAGAAAGGGCAAATCTGGGTCAAGCGTGTCATCGCCGAGATGGGCGGCAAAGACGCCATAGTCGTGGATGACGACACGGATTTGGCCGCAGCGGTCGAAGGCGTGGCGGTGAGCGCCTTTGGTTTTCAAGGGCAAAAATGCAGCGCCTGCTCACGCGCGATTATTCACGAAAAAGTGTACGACGAGTTCGTGCAGCGCCTGGCCGAGCGCGTGCGCAAAATCACCGTCGGCCCGGTGAAAAATCCGGCCAACTGGATGGGCGCGGTGATCAGCGGCAGCGCGCAGGAGAAAATTATGGAGTACATTGAGATCGGCAAAACAGAAGGCAAGCTCGTGGCCGGCGGCGAGAAAGGCCCGGACTCGGGTTATTTCATTCAGCCGACGGTTTTCAAAGACGTCCCGCCGAACGCAAGGATTTCTTGCGAAGAAATCTTCGGCCCGGTGCTGGCGGTGACCAAGGCGCGCAATTTTGATGAAGCGATCCAATTTGCCAACGCCACCGACTTCGGTCTCACCGGCGCGGTGTACACGCGCGATCGTTTCAAACTCGAAAAGGCGAAACGCGACTTTCATTGCGGCAATCTTTATTTGAACCGCAAATGCACCGGCGCGCTGGTCGGCGGCCACCCGTTCGGCGGCTTCAACATGAGCGGCACCGACTCCAAAGCCGGCGGACGCGATTATCTGCTGCTGTTTTTGCAGGCGAAGGCGATTGCGGAGAAATTGTAAAACGACTCAACTTTTCATTTATCTCCCACGCTTACTCCTACTCTTACTCGCTTTTGCAACCTAGCTTCATCAATAGCGAGTAAGAGTACGAGAACGAGTAGAAATAGAAATGCAGAAAATTCCAACTTAACAGGTGGAACATGCAAACTTCAACCTTAGCCGAAGTGATGCGGCAGAAAAACCTCAGCAAGTTGCCAGTGCTGAATTATCGTGAAGAAAATGGCAGGGCCGTTATCGAAGTGCAGTTGCGATCAATCAAACCAATGCCAGTGGAACCGGCTTATGATGCGGAGAAAATAATTGCAAAATTCCGCGCGATGCAAATCAACGTCGGGTATGTGACCAACGTTACAAAAGACATACGCAGAGAGCGCGACTCCTCGCCGCCACGACGACCGCGCCGCAAAACAAAGAAAGGGTGAATATGGGGAAATTAACTTTGCTGGATACCGGTGTTTGGGTTGCATGTTTCCTACAAGAAGATATATTTCACACGGAAGCCGATCAGCTCATTCGCCGCCTTCTTTCTGCCCAAAACATTATTGTCGTTCCTGAGATTCTGCGAGCTGAAGTGCTAAACGTTGTCCTGCACGAATCGCTTGACAAGAATAGATTGAAAAGCATCAACGAGCGCTTCTGGTCGATGGCGCCAGGAGTGCAATTTCGCCACGGCGGAATCCAATTTTGGAACGAGTTTGTGCCGCTGCAACTTTCCCGCCTTTTTCTGAAAAGGCAATATGAAGCTCAATGCAAATAACTCACATCCGCCCGTCCCGAGATTCTTAAAAATTCAGTTTGTTCTTCGACCGTCTTGAAACGCGACAGATCAACTTCCTCAAATTCATCGGGCATGGTATGGGTTCGCCGCTTGATGCCTTGGACGATGCCCATCAGTTGATCTTTCGGCACCTCCGGCGCCTCGGTGACATGGTCTTTGACTGGCACGCCATTTTCGATCTTGAAATTGTAGGCGACCAGCGCCAGACTGCCATCGGCTTTTTCCTTGGTAAGGATTCGGTACTCGAATTGTTTGTGCCTTCCGGCGTGGGGGCGGAAAAAGAAAAACTTGTAGAACCGCTCGCCTTTTTCCAGACTCATCATCGCATGAGGTTTTGGCATAGGCTCACCCGGCAAACAAAGATTTTTTGAATCGGATGAAAAGGATGTTTGGAAAACGACAAGGCCAACATAGCAATTATTCCCTGAAAAGTCAAATTTTTTTCACGAATATTTTTCACGAACCTTCATGCTTCAAACAACGCAGATCGACGCTGTCACGCAATACCGCCTGACCCGCACGATTTTGGGCCGAAATCTCTATCATGTGGCGGCGTATTTCGTCGATGGTCTGCTCATCGACACCGGATTCGATTATTTGGCCGAGCGCTTTTATCAAGCCTTGCAAAATCAGAACGTCGCGCAGATCGTCAACACGCATCATCACGAGGATCACGTCGGCGCGAATTATCTTTTCGAGCAGCGTCAGGGCCTCAAAGCTTTGGCGCATCAGCTCGCGCTGCCGTTGATCGAAAAACCTCCGCTGAAACTCAAGCCGTATCGCCATGTCGTTTGGGGCGTGCCGAAGCCTGCGCATCCCGCTGCGATCGGGGCGACGATTTTCACGCCGAAATACTCGTTTCAAGTTTTGCATCTCCCCGGCCATTCGGCGGATCATATCGGCCTTTACGAGCCACAGCAAGGCTGGCTGTTCAGCGGCGATTTGTTTTTGAGCGTAAAAGTCCGGGTCCTTCGCCATGACGAAGACGTTCTGGCGGCGATGGATTCGCTTCGCCGCGTGATCGCATTGCCCTTGCAACGCCTGTTCTGCGGCAGCGGAAAAATTTTTGACAACCCCGGCGAGGTGCTGAGCAAGAAACTCGCGTTTTACGAGGAGATTCAGCAGCGAGCCCAAGCGCTGCATCAAAAAGGCTGGGAGCCGGAAAAAATTCGCGATGCGGTGCTCGGCAACGAAGGCGTTTGGCCGTGGATCTCGCAGGGCGAATTTTCGAAGCTCAATTTGGTGAAGGCGTTTTTGAAACGTGAAACTTGAGAGGTAAAACGTAATGAGTAATACGAGGTGATATGACACCGGAATCGAATGATTTTGTTCATGTGGATCGACAACCCAAAAATTCCAATATCGAACAAACAAACGACGACGCTGTCTGGCAAAATCTTCGCCGCGAAGTGCGTGCAATCTCACTGGATTTGTGGGGAACGATTCTCGATGACAAGCAGGCGCCATCGGATACGATTTTGTACAGCGAGGGCCGGCAGAATTTTTTGCGCGAAGAATTGCAACGTTGCGGTTACGCCATTTCACCGGAGCAAATGCGCGCCGCGTACAAACATGCCTGGCAATATTTCGACGACCTGTGGGCCAAACAAATCGCGTTCGGCGCGGCAGAGGGCTTGCGGGAAATGCTGCGTTATCTTCACGCCGAATTGCCAACAGAAAGTTTTGAACGCGTGCGGCAGTATTTTGAAGAAGCGTATCAAGACCCGCAGCCGTTGGATGGCGCCCTCGAGGCGGTGCAGCGGCTTGCGGCAAATTATCCGCTTGCCCTGATCTCCGACACGGCGTGGACGCCCGGCCGCGTGTTGCGGCAAATCTTCGCGCGCTACGAAATTCTCGGCTGTTTTCGCGCGCTGATTTTCTCCGGCGAGGTTGGCAAAACCAAACCGCATCCGCAGATGTTTCATCTGGCGCTCGCGGGCCTTGGCGTTCAACCGCAGGCGTGTTTGCATGTCGGCGATTTGCAACACACGGACATTGCCGGCGCGAAAGCCGCAGGCATGCGCAGCGCGTGGCTTCGCCGGCCGGTGTACGCCGGAAATGAACAGCACAATCACGGACCGACCGTCGTGGTGAAAAGCGTGCGGGAAGTGGCGGAAAAATTGTTGGGCTGATGAAATTTAGGCTTGCTTTTTATCACAATTTGTGCTAACCTGACA
The nucleotide sequence above comes from candidate division KSB1 bacterium. Encoded proteins:
- a CDS encoding HU family DNA-binding protein — its product is MAANKGMTKGQLVAHFAEKFDLTRAQVAEFFAELAKVAAKEARHTFTIPDIGKLVLVKRKARMGRNPKTGEPIQIPAKTVVKFRIAKACKDAILGGKK
- a CDS encoding DUF6483 family protein; amino-acid sequence: MIERDYIMRMIAQLAAVLAKIFGAKNAQNYAEALQIAHSAYEPLLGLNGELVDQMDAATLIMLLGEKEKIKALAALLREEGEILHLQAKPFEGNAKYEKALALFQEARRMSTTGDHECEAAIADLNLKLKRS
- the pruA gene encoding L-glutamate gamma-semialdehyde dehydrogenase: MISEFKNTALLDFSQPANKQAMEESLQFVESQFSREYPLFINGKDVATGDLLKSFNPCEKMQVVGTFHKAGKKEVDLAMEAGWAAFASWKNVDPKERAIVLFKAAEIMRRRRLELAAWMIMEAGKNWNEADADVAEAIDFLDFYGREMLRYSERQPVTPVPGEYNELVYIPLGVGAVIPPWNFPLAILTGMASAAIVAGNPVLLKPASDTPVIGYKLVEIFQEAGLPAGVLNYIPGSGGVIGDYLVGHPKTRFIAFTGSMEVGLHINQLAATPQKGQIWVKRVIAEMGGKDAIVVDDDTDLAAAVEGVAVSAFGFQGQKCSACSRAIIHEKVYDEFVQRLAERVRKITVGPVKNPANWMGAVISGSAQEKIMEYIEIGKTEGKLVAGGEKGPDSGYFIQPTVFKDVPPNARISCEEIFGPVLAVTKARNFDEAIQFANATDFGLTGAVYTRDRFKLEKAKRDFHCGNLYLNRKCTGALVGGHPFGGFNMSGTDSKAGGRDYLLLFLQAKAIAEKL
- a CDS encoding PIN domain-containing protein, which encodes MGKLTLLDTGVWVACFLQEDIFHTEADQLIRRLLSAQNIIVVPEILRAEVLNVVLHESLDKNRLKSINERFWSMAPGVQFRHGGIQFWNEFVPLQLSRLFLKRQYEAQCK
- a CDS encoding MBL fold metallo-hydrolase translates to MLQTTQIDAVTQYRLTRTILGRNLYHVAAYFVDGLLIDTGFDYLAERFYQALQNQNVAQIVNTHHHEDHVGANYLFEQRQGLKALAHQLALPLIEKPPLKLKPYRHVVWGVPKPAHPAAIGATIFTPKYSFQVLHLPGHSADHIGLYEPQQGWLFSGDLFLSVKVRVLRHDEDVLAAMDSLRRVIALPLQRLFCGSGKIFDNPGEVLSKKLAFYEEIQQRAQALHQKGWEPEKIRDAVLGNEGVWPWISQGEFSKLNLVKAFLKRET
- a CDS encoding HAD family hydrolase, coding for MTPESNDFVHVDRQPKNSNIEQTNDDAVWQNLRREVRAISLDLWGTILDDKQAPSDTILYSEGRQNFLREELQRCGYAISPEQMRAAYKHAWQYFDDLWAKQIAFGAAEGLREMLRYLHAELPTESFERVRQYFEEAYQDPQPLDGALEAVQRLAANYPLALISDTAWTPGRVLRQIFARYEILGCFRALIFSGEVGKTKPHPQMFHLALAGLGVQPQACLHVGDLQHTDIAGAKAAGMRSAWLRRPVYAGNEQHNHGPTVVVKSVREVAEKLLG